From the Thermoanaerobacterium sp. PSU-2 genome, the window ATTTCATAGTTTTAAGTTGTTACAAATTGGTACATTTGCATCAGCTTTTTATTACATTATTGCTTATTATATTCAAGTAAATACATAAGGAAAAAAGGCTGTGACATTTTACATAATGTAAAAAAGACAGCCTCCATTGAAATATCAATATATGTATAAAAGTTTATTTATTTTTTTCAATCATCTCTTCTACTTCTTTTGCTCCTTCTTCATACAGTTTTTCTTCATCTGGAGATAATTCCTTCAAAAGTCTCAAAAATTCTCCGGCATGCACTCTTTCTTCGTCTGCAATATCTACTAAAACGTCTTTTGCTAATTTGTTATCTGTTGACTCTGCCAATTGCATGTATAACTGAATCGCCTCATACTCTGC encodes:
- a CDS encoding ferritin family protein, with the protein product MPDFGTPFAGLANKNKITHEELIRAIRFMVAAEYEAIQLYMQLAESTDNKLAKDVLVDIADEERVHAGEFLRLLKELSPDEEKLYEEGAKEVEEMIEKNK